The following are encoded in a window of Neodiprion fabricii isolate iyNeoFabr1 unplaced genomic scaffold, iyNeoFabr1.1 ptg000036l, whole genome shotgun sequence genomic DNA:
- the LOC124187276 gene encoding uncharacterized protein LOC124187276, whose amino-acid sequence MRYRRDAEPSISELPSETPQRNSDTLEDRWQILFENQNKNMMELIRKMQSPTADSHHEVTFPLFNPDEQNINAQAWCPTASLCMQEQELQGSKLVNALSEAMKGSAASWFPQISFNGMTWEQFKNIFFARYEIIETPAATLLSLYSGQPNGDENIAAYSSRVLSVLIPRLQLMNSEEIAVWIVLSHVAQLDPRLERLALTTEISSRTKLQQELMAVDYRKRAFPFSQAREGSSFDSKRLRTYVSSLKCFHCGKFGHKISECRSRSLSTIPDNFGNLSKKIPSTAVKSSVTCFKCGEVGHVSTSCKKSSGSGQNTLAQGQMERRVNSCSIQPTFGDLLHSGEKFSFCFDSGAECSLIKESIAKKFSGKRQNFVVILSGIGPSSIQSVIQILAQVTINDHCLEILFHVIHDDFLSTEILVEREILSLGYSIEMTVDSLVLKKIPRVNVCEVDYHSFNFDEIKTDVSEFDKRLLVDVLNKFRSTFVIGTPKSRVTTGQLEIRNARS is encoded by the coding sequence ATGAGATACCGAAGGGACGCGGAACCATCCATTTCAGAATTACCGTCCGAGACTCCTCAACGTAATTCTGATACTTTGGAAGATCGTTGGCAAATTTTGTTTgagaatcaaaataaaaatatgatggagttaattcgaaaaatgcaAAGTCCAACTGCTGATTCTCATCATGAAGTTACTTTTCCGCTATTCAATCCGGATGAGCAAAATATCAATGCACAAGCTTGGTGCCCGACAGCTAGCTTGTGTATGCAAGAACAGGAACTTCAAGGGAGCAAGTTAGTAAATGCGTTGAGTGAAGCTATGAAAGGATCAGCTGCATCTTGGTTCCCTCAAATCAGCTTCAACGGAATGACTTGGGAACaattcaaaaacatttttttcgcgcgatatgaaattattgaaactcCCGCGGCGACGTTACTTTCGTTATATTCTGGACAGCCAAATGGAGATGAAAATATCGCTGCATATTCAAGTCGAGTTTTAAGTGTTCTTATTCCACGACTACAACTGATGAATTCCGAAGAAATTGCTGTTTGGATTGTTCTTTCTCATGTGGCTCAGTTGGATCCACGTTTAGAACGTTTGGCTCTTACTACGGAAATAAGTTCTCGAACGAAGTTACAACAAGAACTCATGGCAGTTGATTACCGAAAAAgagcttttcctttttctcaaGCCAGAGAGGGCTCATCGTTCGATTCCAAACGATTGAGAACTTATGTATCTTCATTAAAATGCTTTCACTGTGGAAAATTTGGACACAAAATATCGGAGTGTCGAAGTCGTTCATTGAGCACCATCCCGGACAACTTTGGAAATCTTTCAAAGAAAATACCCTCCACCGCTGTGAAATCTTCTGTGACGTGCTTCAAATGTGGAGAAGTTGGACATGTTTCTACAAGCTGCAAGAAGTCTTCTGGATCTGGACAAAATACCCTTGCTCAAGGTCAAATGGAGCGTCGTGTTAATTCGTGTTCTATTCAACCGACTTTTGGCGATTTACTACATTCCGGTGagaagttttcattttgttttgattCCGGTGCTGAATGCTCTCTGATTAAAGAAAGCAttgctaaaaaattttcaggaaaacgTCAGAACTTTGTAGTCATTCTTTCCGGTATCGGTCCTTCCAGTATTCAAAGTGTCATTCAAATCTTGGCACAAGTGACTATAAATGATCATTGcctggaaattttatttcatgtgaTTCATGATGATTTTCTTAGTACTGAAATTCTTGTTGAAAGAGAAATATTATCTCTTGGTTACTCAATAGAAATGACAGTTGACAGTTtagttctaaaaaaaattccgagggTTAATGTTTGTGAAGTAGACTatcattcatttaattttgacgaaataaaaacagacGTTTCTGAATTTGACAAACGTCTCTTGGTTGatgttttaaacaaatttcgttCAACTTTCGTCATAGGAACACCTAAATCTAGAGTAACGACTGGACaacttgaaattcgaaatgCTAGATCCTAA